A single genomic interval of Malania oleifera isolate guangnan ecotype guangnan chromosome 11, ASM2987363v1, whole genome shotgun sequence harbors:
- the LOC131143502 gene encoding uncharacterized protein LOC131143502 isoform X2: MYHMQHKGEGGTSCSVLVARSLVILLTTVLRNFVTTVRKKAISSKATMQSQNRQSQAFQAAVQSSSTSSSAPPTVSSDSSFLTPAMVQQMIVSALGLQEACKIFRLMVAVRQYSSNYSCWIRCRGR, encoded by the exons ATGTATCATATGCAACACAAGGGAGAGGGAGGAACAAGTTGCAGTGTTTTAGTTGCAAGGAGTTTGGTCATATTGCTCACAACTGTCCTAAGAAATTTTGTAACTACTGTAAGAAAGAAGGCCATATCATCAAAGGCGACAATGCAGTCTCAAAATCGCCAATCTCAAGCTTTTCAGGCTGCTGTTCAGTcctcttctacttcttcttctgcGCCACCCACTGTAAGCTCTGATTCGTCTTTTCTCACACCAGCAATGGTCCAACAGATGATTGTGTCTGCCTTAGGCTTGCAAG AGGCATGCAAAATATTCAGATTGATGGTGGCAGTACGCCAGTACTCTTCCAATTACAGCTGTTG GATCAGATGCCGGGGACGGTGA
- the LOC131143502 gene encoding uncharacterized protein LOC131143502 isoform X1, which produces MYHMQHKGEGGTSCSVLVARSLVILLTTVLRNFVTTVRKKAISSKATMQSQNRQSQAFQAAVQSSSTSSSAPPTVSSDSSFLTPAMVQQMIVSALGLQGTTTNSTSWIVDLGASNHMTSNMMGLHGVRKYRGMQNIQIDGGSTPVLFQLQLLDQMPGTVMAKGPKVGHLFPLQFHLLMLFLLLVRLLPIIMKFGIRNWVILILLSWLIL; this is translated from the exons ATGTATCATATGCAACACAAGGGAGAGGGAGGAACAAGTTGCAGTGTTTTAGTTGCAAGGAGTTTGGTCATATTGCTCACAACTGTCCTAAGAAATTTTGTAACTACTGTAAGAAAGAAGGCCATATCATCAAAGGCGACAATGCAGTCTCAAAATCGCCAATCTCAAGCTTTTCAGGCTGCTGTTCAGTcctcttctacttcttcttctgcGCCACCCACTGTAAGCTCTGATTCGTCTTTTCTCACACCAGCAATGGTCCAACAGATGATTGTGTCTGCCTTAGGCTTGCAAGGTACGACTACTAACTCAACTTcttggattgttgatttgggagCTTCTAATCATATGACCAGTAATATGATGGGTCTCCATGGTGTTCGCAAGTATAGAGGCATGCAAAATATTCAGATTGATGGTGGCAGTACGCCAGTACTCTTCCAATTACAGCTGTTG GATCAGATGCCGGGGACGGTGATGGCAAAGGGGCCTAAAGTGGGACATTTATTTCCTTTACAATTTCATCTCCTAATGTTGTTTCTATTGCTTGTACGACTACTGCCAATAATAATGAAGTTTGGCATAAGGAATTGGGTCATCCTAATTCTTTTGTCTTGGCTCATCTTATGA